One part of the Streptomyces lydicus genome encodes these proteins:
- a CDS encoding class I SAM-dependent methyltransferase encodes MRRHNGPDDWREANRARWDERVALHTASDFYDQDRFRRVRDVLRAFETAEVGDVTGRSLLHLQCHFGQDTLSWAHRGAARVVGLDFSEPAVEAARELAAELGYGPDRAAFVAADVYDAAEAVPDDAYDIVYTGIGALNWLPDLERWADTAASLVAPGGFLYLAEFHPLCDALDDETGSRIVHDYFSRDAWVDEVPGSYTDFDAPTVNNRSVEWQHPIGEVVSALAGAGLHLEFLHEHDLTMFQRFGALRRADDGFYRFPGDRPRVPLMYSLRARRPR; translated from the coding sequence ATGCGAAGACACAACGGCCCCGACGACTGGCGGGAAGCCAATCGCGCCAGGTGGGACGAGCGGGTCGCCCTCCACACCGCGAGCGATTTTTACGACCAGGACCGGTTCCGCCGGGTCCGGGACGTACTCCGGGCCTTCGAGACCGCCGAGGTCGGTGACGTCACCGGCCGGTCCCTGCTGCACCTCCAGTGCCACTTCGGCCAGGACACCCTCTCCTGGGCCCACCGCGGCGCCGCCCGCGTCGTCGGCCTGGACTTCTCCGAACCGGCCGTCGAGGCAGCGCGCGAACTCGCCGCCGAACTCGGCTACGGCCCGGACCGCGCGGCGTTCGTCGCCGCCGACGTCTACGACGCCGCCGAAGCCGTCCCGGACGATGCCTACGACATCGTCTACACCGGCATCGGCGCCCTGAACTGGCTGCCGGACCTGGAGCGGTGGGCCGACACCGCCGCCTCGCTCGTCGCGCCCGGCGGCTTCCTCTACCTCGCCGAGTTCCACCCGCTGTGCGACGCCCTGGACGACGAGACCGGCTCGCGCATCGTCCACGACTACTTCAGCCGCGACGCCTGGGTCGACGAAGTGCCCGGCAGCTACACCGACTTCGACGCGCCGACGGTCAACAACCGCAGCGTCGAATGGCAGCACCCGATCGGCGAGGTGGTCTCCGCCCTGGCCGGCGCCGGCCTGCACCTGGAGTTCCTGCACGAGCACGACCTGACGATGTTCCAGCGCTTCGGCGCGCTGCGGCGGGCCGACGACGGCTTCTACCGGTTCCCCGGCGACCGTCCCCGCGTCCCGCTGATGTACTCGCTGCGGGCCCGCCGCCCGCGCTGA
- a CDS encoding S9 family peptidase — protein sequence MTDETTAGPDHSTEPNPPTTEAGRSSVTVSGQAAPIAGDAVPDWEKRFRAPRIGLPDWAEDAPDRSLFVSNATGTFELYAWDRATGRQRQATDRPNGTTDGTLSPDGEWIWWFSDTDGDEFGVWMRQPFAGGPDEPATPGLDPSYPGGLAIGRDGTAVVGRSTDEDGSTVHLVRPGQPPVEIYRHRESAGVGDLSHDGSLIALEHTEHGDAMHSAIRVVRADGSTVAELDDTKGGTEELGLSVMGFAPVDGDSRLLVGHQRRGRWEPMIWDPLTGVETPLEIDLPGDVGADWYPDGSALLVEHEYQARSELWRFDLSGAAGRSLTRVETPAGTVSGATARPDGTVEFLWSSAAQPPEVRSTSGKVVLDPPGAAAPASVAVRDVWVEGPGGRIHALVQQPPGEGPFPTVFDIHGGPTWHDSDAFASSPAAWVDHGFAVVRVNYRGSTGYGRAWTDALKHRVGLIELEDIAAVRAWAVSSGLADPERLVLAGGSWGGYLTLLGLGTQPDAWAVGLAAVPVADYVTAYNDEMEALKAMDRTLLGGTPEEVPERFEASSPLTYVEAVRAPVYISAGVNDPRCPIRQVENYVKRLEQRGHPHEVYRYDAGHGSLVVEERIKQVRLELDFAQRHLKPGTDHPEPATNQQH from the coding sequence ATGACTGACGAGACGACCGCGGGCCCCGACCACTCCACCGAGCCGAACCCTCCGACGACCGAAGCCGGCCGCTCCTCCGTGACGGTGTCGGGCCAGGCCGCCCCGATAGCGGGCGACGCCGTGCCGGACTGGGAGAAGCGCTTCCGCGCCCCGCGGATCGGGCTGCCGGACTGGGCCGAGGACGCCCCGGACCGCTCCCTGTTCGTCTCGAACGCCACCGGCACCTTCGAGCTGTACGCCTGGGACCGGGCGACCGGCCGGCAGCGCCAGGCCACGGACCGGCCGAACGGCACGACGGACGGCACACTGTCGCCGGACGGCGAGTGGATCTGGTGGTTCTCGGACACCGACGGCGACGAGTTCGGCGTCTGGATGCGGCAGCCGTTCGCCGGCGGCCCGGACGAGCCCGCCACCCCGGGTCTCGACCCGTCGTACCCGGGGGGTCTGGCGATCGGCCGGGACGGCACGGCGGTCGTCGGGCGCTCGACCGACGAGGACGGCTCGACGGTCCACCTCGTCCGGCCGGGGCAGCCGCCGGTGGAGATCTACCGCCACCGCGAGTCGGCGGGCGTCGGTGATCTCTCGCACGACGGCTCGCTGATCGCCCTGGAGCACACCGAGCACGGCGACGCGATGCACTCCGCGATCCGTGTGGTGCGCGCGGACGGCTCCACGGTCGCGGAGCTGGACGACACCAAGGGCGGGACCGAGGAGCTGGGCCTGTCGGTGATGGGTTTCGCACCGGTGGACGGTGACTCCCGGCTGCTGGTGGGACATCAGCGGCGGGGCCGCTGGGAGCCCATGATCTGGGACCCGCTGACGGGCGTGGAGACGCCGCTGGAGATCGACCTCCCCGGCGATGTGGGCGCCGACTGGTATCCGGACGGCTCCGCCCTGCTGGTGGAGCACGAATACCAGGCGCGCAGCGAGCTGTGGCGCTTCGACCTGTCCGGCGCGGCCGGCCGGTCCCTGACCCGGGTCGAGACCCCGGCCGGCACGGTCTCCGGCGCGACGGCGCGGCCGGACGGCACCGTCGAGTTCCTCTGGTCGTCGGCCGCCCAGCCGCCGGAGGTCCGTTCGACCAGCGGCAAGGTCGTCCTGGACCCGCCCGGCGCGGCGGCACCCGCCTCGGTGGCGGTGCGGGACGTGTGGGTGGAGGGCCCCGGCGGCCGGATCCACGCCCTGGTCCAGCAGCCGCCCGGGGAGGGCCCCTTCCCCACGGTCTTCGACATCCACGGCGGTCCGACCTGGCACGACAGCGATGCCTTCGCCTCGTCCCCGGCGGCCTGGGTGGACCACGGCTTCGCGGTCGTCCGCGTCAACTACCGCGGCTCGACGGGCTACGGCCGGGCGTGGACGGACGCCCTGAAGCACCGCGTGGGCCTGATCGAGCTGGAGGACATCGCCGCGGTGCGCGCGTGGGCGGTGTCGTCCGGTCTGGCGGATCCGGAGCGGCTGGTGCTGGCGGGCGGCTCCTGGGGCGGCTATCTCACCCTGCTGGGCCTCGGCACGCAGCCGGACGCGTGGGCCGTGGGCCTGGCGGCGGTCCCGGTCGCGGACTACGTCACGGCGTACAACGACGAGATGGAGGCCCTCAAGGCGATGGACCGCACCCTCCTGGGCGGCACCCCCGAGGAGGTCCCCGAGCGCTTCGAGGCGTCGTCCCCGCTGACCTACGTCGAGGCGGTCCGGGCCCCCGTCTACATCTCCGCGGGCGTCAACGACCCCCGCTGCCCGATCCGGCAGGTGGAGAACTACGTCAAGCGGCTGGAGCAGCGCGGCCACCCGCACGAGGTCTACCGCTATGACGCCGGTCATGGCTCCCTCGTGGTGGAGGAGCGCATCAAGCAGGTCCGCCTGGAACTCGACTTCGCCCAACGCCACCTCAAGCCCGGCACCGACCACCCCGAGCCCGCCACGAACCAGCAGCACTGA
- a CDS encoding cation diffusion facilitator family transporter yields the protein MAGKHPHPHGPDRHAPHDADTGHGPVGHGAGHHPRKAGGETLSQGGGYPHDAHHVRAGHDAHDAHHVPSVVHPHAGSRGGPEASRGHAHRHGAWWARVRHRVGHVVVPHSHETVDKVDAAMETSREGMRTLWLSLGVLGLTCAVQAAIVAVSGSVALLGDTLHNGADALTAVPLGIAFVLGRRAANRRYTYGYGRAEDLAGIAIVLTIAVSSLLAAYEAVDRLLHPHEVTHLWAVALAAVAGFVGNEWVARYRIRTGRRIGSAALVADGLHARTDGFTSLAVLLGAGGTALGWRLADPLIGLLITAAILMVLRDAAREVYRRLMDSVDPALLDTAENALHAVEGVRGIGQVRMRWIGHRLRAEAEIVVDSALTVVQAHALAVAAEHALIHAVPRLTAATVHTDHTAAAGTDPHAALAHHAPHSAA from the coding sequence ATGGCAGGCAAGCACCCGCATCCGCACGGTCCTGATCGCCACGCCCCGCACGACGCCGACACCGGCCACGGCCCCGTCGGCCATGGCGCCGGCCACCACCCGCGCAAGGCCGGCGGCGAGACCCTCAGCCAGGGCGGCGGCTACCCGCACGACGCGCACCACGTTCGCGCCGGCCACGACGCCCACGACGCCCACCACGTTCCCAGCGTCGTCCACCCGCACGCCGGGTCGCGTGGCGGGCCGGAGGCTTCGCGTGGGCACGCGCACCGGCACGGCGCGTGGTGGGCGCGGGTGCGGCATCGGGTCGGGCATGTGGTCGTGCCGCACAGTCACGAGACCGTGGACAAGGTCGATGCGGCGATGGAGACCTCACGAGAGGGCATGCGCACGCTGTGGCTGTCGCTCGGGGTGCTGGGGCTGACCTGCGCGGTGCAGGCGGCGATCGTCGCGGTGTCGGGGTCGGTGGCGCTGCTCGGTGACACCCTCCACAACGGTGCCGACGCCCTCACCGCGGTGCCCCTGGGCATCGCCTTCGTCCTCGGCCGCCGGGCCGCAAACCGCCGCTACACCTACGGCTACGGCCGTGCCGAGGACCTCGCGGGTATCGCCATCGTGCTGACCATCGCGGTCTCCTCCCTCCTGGCCGCCTACGAGGCGGTCGATCGTCTGCTGCACCCCCATGAGGTGACGCACCTGTGGGCGGTGGCCCTCGCCGCCGTGGCCGGGTTCGTCGGCAACGAGTGGGTGGCCCGCTACCGCATCCGCACCGGCCGCAGGATCGGCTCCGCCGCCCTGGTCGCCGACGGCCTGCACGCCCGCACCGACGGCTTCACCTCCCTCGCCGTACTCCTCGGCGCCGGCGGCACCGCCCTCGGCTGGCGCCTGGCCGACCCCCTCATCGGTCTGCTCATCACCGCCGCCATCCTCATGGTGCTGCGGGACGCGGCCCGCGAGGTCTACCGGCGCCTGATGGACTCCGTCGATCCCGCGCTCCTCGACACCGCGGAGAACGCCCTGCACGCCGTGGAAGGCGTGCGCGGCATCGGGCAGGTCCGCATGCGGTGGATCGGGCACCGCCTGCGCGCCGAGGCCGAGATCGTCGTCGACTCCGCTCTGACGGTGGTGCAGGCGCACGCCCTCGCCGTCGCCGCGGAACACGCTCTGATCCACGCCGTGCCCCGGCTCACGGCCGCGACCGTGCACACCGACCACACCGCCGCCGCGGGCACGGACCCGCATGCCGCCCTCGCCCATCACGCCCCTCACAGCGCCGCCTGA
- a CDS encoding SURF1 family protein encodes MYRFLLTPRWWGINVFAVLAIPFCIFMGSWQLGRFEDRVATHQQQEDRSDRAKTAAARPVESLLPVDKITSGRQASARGHYDTGHQLLVPSRTLKDNHGERQGFYVLSLLRTDHGKALPVVRGWLPGDAGAKTDTAKVPAPPKGEVTVTGALQASENQGTDGVQAGGGLPQGQLGMISAASLVNIVPYEVYDAWITLTDAQAPLRAVPPAAAEGSGLDLKAFQNLGYTGEWFVFAGFVVFMWFRLFRREAEAAKDAALGLLPEGEAERALAPEAEAEAKAEAKPAPETDAGAGAEVEAEAEADAGAEAGAGRG; translated from the coding sequence GTGTACCGATTCCTGCTGACCCCGCGGTGGTGGGGAATCAACGTCTTCGCCGTACTGGCGATCCCCTTCTGCATCTTCATGGGCAGCTGGCAGCTGGGTCGCTTCGAGGACCGCGTCGCCACCCACCAGCAGCAGGAGGACCGCTCCGACCGTGCCAAGACCGCGGCGGCCCGCCCGGTCGAGAGCCTGCTCCCGGTCGACAAGATCACGTCGGGACGGCAGGCCAGCGCCCGCGGACACTACGACACCGGTCACCAACTGCTCGTACCGAGCCGCACGTTGAAGGACAACCACGGCGAGCGACAGGGCTTCTACGTCCTCAGCCTGCTGCGTACGGACCACGGCAAGGCCCTCCCGGTCGTACGGGGCTGGCTGCCCGGCGACGCCGGCGCGAAGACCGATACGGCGAAGGTGCCGGCGCCGCCCAAGGGCGAAGTGACGGTCACCGGCGCGCTGCAGGCTTCCGAGAACCAGGGGACCGACGGCGTACAGGCGGGCGGCGGCCTGCCGCAGGGGCAGCTCGGCATGATCAGCGCCGCTTCGCTGGTCAACATCGTGCCGTACGAGGTCTACGACGCCTGGATCACGCTCACCGACGCCCAGGCCCCGCTGCGCGCCGTCCCGCCGGCCGCGGCCGAGGGCAGCGGCCTGGACCTCAAGGCGTTCCAGAACCTCGGCTACACCGGGGAGTGGTTCGTCTTCGCCGGCTTCGTCGTCTTCATGTGGTTCCGCCTCTTCCGCCGCGAGGCCGAAGCGGCCAAGGACGCGGCCCTGGGCCTCCTGCCGGAGGGGGAGGCGGAGCGGGCGCTTGCGCCGGAGGCGGAGGCGGAGGCGAAGGCCGAGGCGAAGCCTGCACCGGAGACGGACGCTGGGGCGGGAGCCGAGGTCGAGGCAGAGGCAGAGGCAGATGCGGGGGCAGAGGCGGGGGCGGGGCGGGGGTGA
- a CDS encoding SigE family RNA polymerase sigma factor produces MAEVLGFTIAPVGAAGAPARPRRPRTAGGMPVIAPWPTTRPAQLPSQRGDTDEAMAAGTTVDHLTETYRAHYRSLLGLAALLLDDTASCEDVVQEAFIRVHSARGRVREPDKTLAYLRQTVVNLSRSALRRRILGLKLLSKPMPDMASAEEGAYDLLERDQLIKAMRGLQRRQREVLVLRYFADMTEAQVAQTLGISLGSVKAYGSRGIAALRVAMEAPA; encoded by the coding sequence GTGGCAGAGGTACTCGGATTCACGATCGCGCCAGTGGGCGCCGCAGGGGCGCCGGCGCGTCCCCGTCGGCCCCGCACGGCCGGGGGCATGCCGGTGATCGCCCCCTGGCCCACCACGCGTCCCGCGCAGCTTCCTTCTCAGCGTGGGGACACTGACGAGGCGATGGCAGCGGGCACCACAGTCGACCACCTCACGGAGACCTACCGCGCGCACTACCGCTCGCTGCTCGGTCTCGCGGCGCTGCTCCTCGACGACACCGCCTCCTGCGAGGACGTCGTCCAGGAAGCCTTCATCCGCGTGCACTCCGCGCGCGGGCGGGTGCGCGAACCCGACAAGACCCTCGCCTACCTCCGGCAGACCGTCGTCAATCTCTCCCGCTCCGCGCTGCGCCGCCGCATCCTCGGACTCAAGCTGCTGTCCAAGCCGATGCCCGACATGGCCAGCGCCGAGGAGGGCGCGTACGACCTGCTGGAGCGCGATCAGCTGATCAAGGCGATGCGCGGACTGCAGCGCCGGCAGCGCGAGGTGCTGGTGCTGCGCTACTTCGCCGATATGACCGAGGCGCAGGTGGCCCAGACGCTGGGCATATCGCTCGGCTCGGTCAAGGCGTACGGCTCGCGCGGTATCGCGGCGCTCCGCGTCGCGATGGAGGCTCCGGCATGA
- a CDS encoding aspartate-semialdehyde dehydrogenase, giving the protein MIPAEAGRPSLADTAGADARTARKPHLAVVGATGAVGSVLLGILSERADVWGEIRLIASPRSAGRKLTVRGEQVEVVALGEDAFNGIDVAMFDVPDEVAAQWVPVAVSKGAVVVDNSGAFRMDPDVPLVVPEVNAHTARVRPRGIIANPNCTTLSMIVALGALHAEYGLSELIVSSYQAVSGVGKAGVDTLRAQLSAVCGTELGAKPGDVRRAVGDTLGPFPAPIALNVVPWAGTLQEDGWSSEELKVRNETRKILGMPELPVTATCVRVPVLTTHSLAVHARFENEVTVAGAHEILAAAPGVVLCDDPAEEEYPTPSDVVGTDPTWVGRVRRSLDDPRALELFVCGDNLRKGAALNAAQIGELLAGELRR; this is encoded by the coding sequence ATGATTCCGGCCGAGGCGGGCCGTCCGTCCCTCGCTGACACCGCGGGGGCGGACGCCCGCACGGCCCGCAAGCCGCATCTCGCCGTCGTCGGCGCCACCGGCGCCGTCGGCTCGGTCCTGCTCGGCATCCTGTCCGAGCGGGCCGACGTCTGGGGCGAGATCCGGCTGATCGCCTCACCCCGCTCGGCCGGCCGCAAGCTGACCGTGCGGGGCGAGCAGGTCGAGGTCGTCGCACTGGGCGAGGATGCCTTCAACGGCATCGACGTCGCGATGTTCGACGTCCCCGACGAGGTCGCCGCGCAGTGGGTGCCGGTCGCGGTGTCCAAGGGCGCGGTGGTCGTGGACAATTCCGGCGCGTTCCGGATGGATCCGGACGTGCCGCTGGTCGTTCCCGAGGTCAATGCGCACACCGCGCGGGTACGCCCGCGCGGCATCATCGCCAACCCCAACTGCACCACGCTGTCGATGATCGTCGCGCTGGGCGCGCTGCACGCCGAGTACGGGTTGAGCGAGCTGATCGTCTCCTCGTACCAGGCCGTCTCCGGGGTGGGGAAGGCCGGCGTGGACACGCTGCGGGCGCAGCTGTCGGCGGTGTGCGGTACGGAACTGGGCGCGAAGCCCGGCGACGTGCGACGGGCCGTCGGGGACACGCTGGGGCCGTTTCCGGCCCCGATCGCGCTCAACGTGGTGCCCTGGGCCGGCACGCTCCAGGAGGACGGTTGGTCCTCCGAGGAGCTCAAGGTCCGGAACGAGACCCGCAAGATCCTGGGGATGCCGGAGCTGCCGGTCACCGCGACCTGTGTGCGGGTGCCGGTGCTGACGACCCACTCGCTCGCCGTGCACGCGCGGTTCGAGAACGAGGTCACGGTCGCCGGCGCGCACGAGATCCTGGCCGCGGCGCCGGGGGTCGTGCTGTGTGACGACCCGGCGGAGGAGGAGTACCCCACTCCGTCCGACGTCGTCGGTACGGACCCGACCTGGGTCGGCCGGGTGCGGCGCTCGCTGGACGATCCGCGGGCGCTGGAGCTGTTCGTCTGCGGGGACAATCTGCGCAAGGGCGCGGCGCTGAACGCCGCGCAGATCGGCGAGTTGCTGGCGGGGGAGCTGCGGCGGTAG
- a CDS encoding aspartate kinase: MGLVVQKYGGSSVADAEGIKRVAKRVVEAKKNGNQVVVVVSAMGDTTDELIDLAQEVSPIPSGREFDMLLTAGERISMALLAMAIKNLGHEAQSFTGSQAGVITDSVHNKARIIDVTPGRIKTSVDEGNIAIVAGFQGVSQDKKDITTLGRGGSDTTAVALAAALDADVCEIYTDVDGVFTADPRVVKKARKIDWISFEDMLELASSGSKVLLHRCVEYARRYNIPIHVRSSFSGLQGTWVSNEPQGDQPMEQAIISGVAHDTSEAKVTVVGVPDKPGEAARIFRAIADSEVNIDMVVQNVSAASTGLTDISFTLPKTEGRKAVAALEKTRAAVGFDSLRYDDQIAKISLVGAGMKTNPGVTATFFEALSNAGVNIELISTSEIRISVVTRADDVNEAVRAVHTAFGLDTDSDEAVVYGGTGR, translated from the coding sequence GTGGGCCTTGTCGTGCAGAAGTACGGCGGCTCATCCGTTGCGGATGCCGAGGGCATCAAGCGCGTTGCCAAGCGAGTCGTCGAAGCCAAGAAGAACGGCAACCAGGTTGTCGTAGTGGTTTCGGCGATGGGCGACACGACGGACGAGCTGATCGATCTCGCGCAGGAAGTGTCCCCGATTCCGTCGGGGCGCGAGTTCGACATGCTGCTGACCGCCGGAGAGCGGATCTCCATGGCCCTGCTGGCGATGGCGATCAAAAACCTCGGACACGAGGCGCAGTCCTTCACCGGTAGCCAGGCCGGTGTCATCACCGATTCCGTGCACAACAAGGCACGGATCATCGATGTCACGCCGGGCCGGATCAAGACCTCCGTCGACGAGGGCAACATCGCCATCGTCGCCGGCTTCCAGGGTGTGTCCCAGGACAAGAAGGACATCACGACGCTGGGGCGCGGCGGGTCGGACACGACCGCCGTCGCGCTGGCGGCCGCCCTGGACGCCGATGTCTGTGAGATCTACACCGATGTGGACGGTGTCTTCACCGCCGACCCGCGGGTCGTGAAGAAGGCCCGGAAGATCGACTGGATCTCCTTCGAGGACATGCTGGAGCTGGCCAGCTCCGGCTCCAAGGTGCTGCTGCACCGCTGCGTCGAGTACGCACGCCGTTACAACATCCCGATCCACGTCCGCTCGTCCTTCTCGGGGCTTCAGGGCACGTGGGTCAGCAACGAACCGCAAGGGGACCAGCCGATGGAGCAGGCAATCATCTCGGGCGTCGCACACGACACCTCCGAGGCGAAGGTCACGGTCGTCGGGGTTCCGGACAAGCCGGGCGAGGCCGCGCGCATCTTCCGTGCGATCGCGGACTCCGAGGTCAACATCGACATGGTCGTGCAGAACGTGTCGGCCGCCTCGACCGGTCTGACCGACATCTCCTTCACGCTGCCCAAGACCGAGGGCCGCAAGGCCGTCGCGGCCCTGGAGAAGACCCGTGCCGCGGTCGGCTTCGACTCGCTGCGCTACGACGACCAGATCGCCAAGATCTCGCTGGTCGGCGCCGGCATGAAGACCAACCCGGGCGTCACCGCGACGTTCTTCGAGGCGCTGTCGAACGCGGGCGTGAACATCGAGCTCATCTCGACCTCCGAGATCCGCATCTCGGTCGTCACCCGCGCCGATGACGTCAACGAGGCCGTGCGCGCCGTGCACACCGCCTTCGGTCTCGACACGGACAGTGACGAGGCCGTGGTCTATGGCGGCACCGGTCGATGA
- a CDS encoding DUF5063 domain-containing protein, protein MSDATLHNATQNPDDFAVSISDSIESFIVAVTEVAKGDEPDSAVPFLLLEVSQLLLTGGRLGAHEDIVPDERYEPDTGPEPDVDELRERFADLLDPVDVYSEVFDPYVPRSEPVASRISDDLADIITDLRHGLAHYRAGRVVEALWWWQFSYLSNWGPTASAALRALQSLVAHVRLDQPLDELDGLDTDSGVDGDEDRLAEEAGRVMAAEIARPLGLRGPTAEAVRPAGPGL, encoded by the coding sequence ATGTCTGACGCCACGCTGCACAACGCGACACAGAACCCGGACGACTTCGCCGTTTCGATCTCCGACTCGATCGAGAGCTTCATCGTCGCCGTCACGGAGGTCGCCAAGGGCGACGAGCCGGACAGCGCGGTGCCCTTCCTGCTGCTGGAGGTCTCCCAGCTGCTGCTCACCGGCGGCCGGCTGGGCGCCCACGAGGACATCGTCCCCGATGAGCGGTACGAACCGGACACCGGTCCGGAACCGGATGTCGACGAGCTGCGTGAGCGTTTCGCGGACCTGCTCGACCCGGTGGACGTCTACTCCGAGGTCTTCGACCCGTACGTCCCGCGCAGCGAGCCGGTCGCCAGCCGGATCTCCGACGATCTGGCCGACATCATCACCGACCTGCGGCACGGCCTGGCGCACTACCGGGCGGGGCGGGTGGTCGAGGCGCTGTGGTGGTGGCAGTTCTCCTACCTCTCCAACTGGGGCCCGACGGCCTCGGCGGCGCTGCGCGCGCTGCAGTCGCTGGTCGCCCACGTACGCCTGGACCAGCCGCTGGACGAGCTGGACGGTCTGGACACCGACAGTGGCGTCGACGGTGACGAGGACCGGCTCGCGGAGGAGGCCGGCAGGGTGATGGCGGCGGAGATCGCCCGGCCGCTGGGGCTACGCGGACCCACCGCCGAGGCGGTCCGCCCGGCAGGCCCGGGCCTGTGA
- the recR gene encoding recombination mediator RecR, whose translation MYEGVVQDLIDELGRLPGVGPKSAQRIAFHILQAEPTDVRRLANALMEVKAKVRFCSVCGNVAQEEQCRVCLDPRRDPAVICVVEEPKDVVAIERTREFRGRYHVLGGAISPIEGVGPDDLRIRELLARLADGTVTELILATDPNLEGEATATYLARMIKPMGLRVTRLASGLPVGGDLEYADEVTLGRAFEGRRLLDV comes from the coding sequence GTGTATGAAGGCGTGGTCCAGGACCTGATCGACGAGTTGGGCAGGCTGCCCGGCGTCGGTCCCAAGAGCGCGCAGCGGATCGCCTTCCACATTCTTCAGGCCGAGCCGACCGATGTCCGCCGGCTCGCGAACGCGCTGATGGAGGTCAAGGCCAAGGTCCGGTTCTGCAGCGTCTGCGGCAACGTGGCGCAGGAGGAGCAGTGCCGGGTCTGCCTGGACCCGCGGCGTGATCCGGCGGTCATCTGTGTCGTGGAGGAGCCCAAGGACGTCGTGGCGATCGAGCGGACCCGTGAGTTCCGCGGCCGCTACCACGTCCTCGGCGGGGCGATCAGCCCGATCGAGGGCGTCGGCCCCGACGACCTGCGGATCCGGGAACTGCTGGCCAGGCTCGCGGACGGCACCGTGACCGAGCTGATCCTGGCCACCGACCCGAACCTCGAGGGCGAGGCCACGGCCACGTATCTGGCCCGCATGATCAAACCCATGGGGCTGAGAGTGACACGGCTGGCGAGCGGGCTGCCGGTCGGAGGCGATCTGGAGTATGCCGACGAGGTCACGCTCGGGCGGGCCTTCGAAGGGAGGAGACTTCTCGATGTCTGA
- a CDS encoding YbaB/EbfC family nucleoid-associated protein produces the protein MIPGGQPNMQQLLQQAQKMQQDLAAAQQELAETPVEGSAGGGLVKATVTGSGELQGLVIDPKAIDADSAEETAETIADLVLAAVRDANASAQQLQQQKLGPLAQGLGGGGIPGLPF, from the coding sequence GTGATCCCCGGTGGTCAGCCCAATATGCAGCAGCTGCTTCAGCAGGCTCAGAAGATGCAGCAGGACCTTGCGGCCGCCCAGCAGGAGCTGGCGGAGACGCCCGTGGAGGGTTCCGCGGGCGGCGGCCTCGTCAAGGCCACGGTGACCGGCTCGGGTGAGCTCCAGGGCCTGGTCATCGACCCCAAGGCGATCGACGCCGACTCCGCGGAGGAGACGGCCGAGACCATCGCCGACCTCGTCCTGGCGGCCGTCCGGGACGCCAACGCCAGCGCCCAGCAGCTCCAGCAGCAGAAGCTCGGTCCGCTCGCCCAGGGCCTGGGTGGCGGCGGCATCCCCGGTCTCCCCTTCTGA